A single window of Enterobacteriaceae bacterium ESL0689 DNA harbors:
- the cbpA gene encoding curved DNA-binding protein has product MQLKDYYAILGVKPTDDLKTIKTAYRRLARKYHPDVSTEANAEAQFKDIAEAWEVLKDDQRRAEYDQLWAHRNDPHFGHQQQSQSYEHSYNQQDFDDIFSSMFGQQAHHTRRQRAVRGHDVEIEVGVFLEETLATQTRTISYNLPVYNAFGMVEKEIPKTLNVKIPAGVTDGQRIRLKGQGTPGENGGPNGDLWLIIHIAPHPLFDVVGHNLEIVLPLAPWEAALGTKVTVPTLKESIRLTIPAGSQAGQRLRIKGKGLVNKNTTGDLYAVIRIVMPPKPNEKASELWRQLADVESGFEPRKEWGKRND; this is encoded by the coding sequence ATGCAATTAAAGGATTATTATGCCATTCTCGGGGTCAAACCGACAGACGATTTAAAAACCATCAAGACAGCTTATCGTCGTCTGGCGCGTAAATATCACCCCGATGTCAGCACTGAAGCCAATGCTGAAGCGCAATTTAAAGATATCGCTGAAGCCTGGGAAGTATTAAAAGATGACCAGCGACGTGCAGAATATGACCAGCTCTGGGCTCACCGTAACGATCCGCACTTTGGCCATCAGCAGCAATCTCAATCCTATGAACACAGTTATAATCAGCAGGATTTTGACGATATCTTCTCATCAATGTTTGGCCAGCAGGCACACCATACCAGACGTCAGCGTGCTGTACGTGGCCATGATGTGGAAATTGAAGTGGGCGTATTCCTCGAAGAAACCCTCGCCACCCAGACCCGTACTATCAGTTATAACCTGCCGGTGTATAACGCTTTCGGCATGGTCGAGAAAGAAATACCCAAAACGCTGAATGTGAAAATTCCGGCCGGTGTCACGGATGGCCAGCGTATTCGTCTGAAAGGCCAGGGTACGCCGGGAGAAAATGGTGGCCCGAATGGCGACTTGTGGCTGATTATCCATATCGCGCCTCACCCGTTATTTGATGTTGTGGGTCATAATCTGGAAATTGTCCTGCCACTGGCACCGTGGGAAGCTGCATTGGGTACGAAGGTGACAGTACCAACACTGAAAGAGAGTATTCGGCTGACCATTCCGGCAGGGAGCCAGGCGGGGCAGCGTCTACGAATCAAAGGAAAAGGGCTGGTAAATAAAAACACCACCGGTGATTTATATGCGGTTATCCGGATTGTGATGCCGCCTAAGCCCAATGAAAAAGCCAGCGAACTCTGGCGACAGCTAGCTGATGTGGAGTCGGGTTTCGAGCCACGTAAAGAATGGGGAAAGCGTAATGACTAG